A genomic window from Halomonas sp. LR3S48 includes:
- a CDS encoding formate dehydrogenase subunit gamma → MLNSTFQPWTPQLVRDEIDALKHKPGALLPILHAIQDRCGYIPREAVPIIAESLQLTRAEVHGVISFYHHFRSAPPGRHVVQICRAEACQARGSRALEMHARSTLGIDYHQTTADREITLEPVYCLGNCACGPSLRIGDRIHGRVTPEKFDRLVDEMTTQVLEVS, encoded by the coding sequence ATGCTCAACAGCACCTTCCAACCGTGGACCCCCCAACTGGTTCGGGACGAGATCGACGCCCTGAAGCACAAACCGGGAGCCCTGCTGCCCATCCTGCATGCGATCCAGGATCGCTGCGGCTACATACCGCGCGAGGCAGTGCCGATCATCGCCGAATCGCTGCAGCTGACGCGTGCCGAGGTGCACGGCGTAATCAGCTTCTATCACCATTTCCGCAGCGCGCCACCGGGACGCCATGTGGTGCAGATCTGCCGCGCCGAGGCGTGCCAGGCGCGCGGCTCGCGGGCGCTGGAGATGCATGCGCGCTCGACGCTCGGTATCGATTACCACCAGACCACCGCCGATCGCGAGATCACCCTGGAGCCGGTCTACTGCCTGGGCAACTGTGCCTGCGGCCCGTCGCTGCGCATCGGTGACCGCATCCACGGCCGGGTCACGCCCGAGAAATTCGATCGCCTGGTCGACGAGATGACCACCCAAGTGCTGGAGGTGAGCTGA
- a CDS encoding helix-turn-helix transcriptional regulator: MKRIRIEPAWSFTDEAGNRLDPQLFGLLQGIHRSGKLTAAAAEAGISYRHAWNLLNKWADFFGAALVEMQKGRGARLSPLGDKLLWARQRVAARLGPQLESLGSELNLELQQLFEGVEPVLRMHASHGYAVALLPRFASDFQLDLQYCSPQEALAALNRGACDVAGYHMPTSATRGPLMQGYRRQLRPRSHCIIRFITRCQGLMVRPGNPKGIAGLADLSRGDVRFINRQKASGTRALLDILLRDAGLSSQRIPGFELEEYTHSAVAAYIAAGMADVGFGVEAAAHQFGLAFLPLAQEHYLLVCQRRSLTDPSVKRLLEMIRSEPFLQAVSELPGYSPNRCGEVCSVDELFDETGNA; the protein is encoded by the coding sequence ATGAAACGCATTAGAATCGAACCGGCCTGGTCGTTCACCGACGAGGCCGGTAACCGCCTGGATCCACAGCTGTTCGGGCTGCTGCAGGGCATCCATCGCAGCGGCAAGCTGACCGCGGCCGCCGCCGAAGCCGGCATCTCCTACCGCCACGCCTGGAACCTGCTCAACAAGTGGGCGGACTTCTTCGGCGCTGCGCTGGTGGAGATGCAAAAGGGGCGCGGCGCCCGGCTCTCGCCGCTGGGCGACAAGCTGCTGTGGGCACGCCAGCGAGTGGCCGCCCGGCTCGGCCCGCAGCTCGAGAGCCTGGGCTCGGAGCTGAACCTCGAACTGCAGCAGCTGTTCGAAGGCGTCGAGCCAGTACTGCGCATGCACGCCAGCCACGGCTATGCGGTGGCGTTGCTGCCCCGGTTCGCCAGCGACTTCCAGCTCGATCTGCAGTACTGCAGCCCGCAGGAGGCGCTGGCCGCGCTGAATCGCGGCGCCTGCGACGTGGCCGGTTATCACATGCCGACCTCGGCGACCCGCGGCCCGCTGATGCAGGGCTACCGCCGTCAGCTGCGCCCGCGCAGCCACTGCATCATTCGGTTCATCACCCGCTGCCAGGGGCTCATGGTGCGGCCGGGCAACCCCAAGGGCATCGCCGGCCTGGCCGACCTGTCACGCGGCGATGTGCGTTTCATCAACCGTCAGAAGGCATCGGGCACCCGGGCGCTGCTCGATATCCTGCTGCGCGACGCCGGGCTCTCGTCGCAACGGATCCCGGGCTTCGAGCTGGAGGAGTACACCCACTCCGCCGTGGCCGCCTACATCGCCGCCGGCATGGCCGACGTGGGCTTCGGGGTGGAAGCCGCCGCACATCAGTTCGGCCTGGCCTTCCTGCCCCTGGCTCAGGAGCACTATCTGCTGGTGTGCCAGCGGCGGAGCCTCACCGACCCCAGCGTCAAGCGCCTGCTGGAGATGATCCGCAGCGAGCCGTTCCTGCAAGCCGTCAGCGAACTGCCCGGCTACTCGCCGAATCGCTGCGGCGAGGTATGCAGCGTCGACGAGTTGTTCGACGAGACCGGAAACGCCTGA
- a CDS encoding hybrid-cluster NAD(P)-dependent oxidoreductase — MTMNFLNPVTTQTWTNGRHLVRCVKVIQETWDVRTFCFMAEQPVLFFFKPGQFVTLELEIDGEPIMRSYTISSSPSIPYSFSITVKRVPGGRVSNWLHDNMKVGDELAVHGPVGNFNSIDFPADKVLFLSGGVGITPLMSMTRWFFDTNASVDVEFIHSARAPRDVIYHRELVHMFSRIPEFKLHIVCEKKDDIGEAWAGYRGYLTQPMLELMAPDFLDREIFCCGPTPYMNAIKRILRDNGFDMSHYHEESFGATPLEVREDVLELAEQAEAEAEEIDVADMLSVEFSGSGKSVRIQPGETVHAAAAKLGLHIPKACGMGICGTCRVGLKSGEVDMEHNGGITDEDVAEGYILSCCSKPLGNVVVDY; from the coding sequence ATGACCATGAACTTTCTCAACCCCGTCACGACCCAGACCTGGACCAACGGCCGCCACTTGGTGCGTTGCGTCAAGGTGATCCAGGAAACCTGGGACGTTCGCACCTTCTGCTTCATGGCCGAGCAGCCGGTGCTGTTCTTTTTCAAACCGGGGCAGTTCGTGACCTTGGAACTGGAGATCGACGGGGAGCCGATCATGCGCTCCTACACGATCTCCAGTTCGCCATCGATTCCCTACAGCTTCTCGATCACCGTCAAGCGGGTGCCGGGTGGCCGGGTGTCCAATTGGCTCCACGACAACATGAAGGTCGGTGACGAGCTGGCGGTGCATGGTCCGGTGGGCAATTTCAACTCGATCGACTTTCCCGCCGACAAGGTGCTGTTCCTCTCCGGCGGCGTGGGGATTACGCCGTTGATGTCGATGACTCGCTGGTTCTTCGACACCAACGCCAGCGTCGACGTCGAGTTCATCCACAGTGCCCGTGCTCCGCGCGACGTCATCTACCATCGCGAACTCGTGCACATGTTCTCGCGCATCCCCGAGTTCAAGTTGCATATCGTTTGCGAAAAAAAGGACGATATCGGCGAGGCCTGGGCCGGCTATCGAGGGTATCTGACCCAGCCGATGCTGGAGTTGATGGCGCCCGACTTCCTGGATCGGGAGATCTTCTGCTGCGGCCCCACTCCCTACATGAACGCGATCAAGCGCATCCTGCGCGATAACGGCTTCGACATGAGCCACTATCATGAGGAGTCCTTCGGCGCCACACCGCTGGAGGTGCGCGAGGATGTGCTGGAGCTGGCCGAACAGGCCGAGGCCGAGGCCGAGGAGATCGATGTCGCCGACATGCTCAGCGTCGAGTTCTCCGGCTCGGGCAAGAGCGTGCGCATTCAACCGGGCGAGACGGTGCACGCCGCCGCCGCCAAGCTGGGCCTGCACATTCCCAAGGCCTGCGGCATGGGCATCTGCGGCACGTGCCGAGTGGGGCTCAAGTCCGGTGAAGTGGACATGGAGCACAATGGCGGTATTACCGATGAAGATGTCGCCGAGGGCTACATTCTCTCCTGCTGCAGCAAGCCGCTGGGCAACGTGGTGGTCGACTACTGA
- a CDS encoding aromatic ring-hydroxylating oxygenase subunit alpha, with protein MDTLSPAPLDDPLDPARQATAKMLAERTRNFSLPQPFYNDARLFALDMQEIFGKEWLFAGMACEIPAKGNYMTLQVGDNPVILVRGDGGAIHAFHNVCRHRGSRLCVSDKGKVAKLVCPYHQWTYELDGRLLFAGSDMGENFDLSAYGLKPVHVRTGGGFIFISLAEQPPAIDDFLLTLEHYLEPYEMDNVKVAVESSIVEQANWKLVIENNRECYHCNGAHPELLNSLQEFDDTDDPRATPAYKALVAKKQSEWDEEQIPWQLKRFGKRNRLTRTPLLDGVVSMTMDGKPACRKLMGRLTSPDMGSLRILHLPNSWNHFMGDHSIVFRVLPLGPQETLVTTKWLVHKDAVEGVDYNPDEMRRVWDATNAQDKRLAEENQRGINSKAYQPGPYSETYEFGVIDFIDWYSERMQENLGHSAPHLHLVGG; from the coding sequence ATGGACACACTCTCCCCGGCCCCCCTGGACGACCCCCTGGATCCGGCGCGTCAGGCCACCGCCAAGATGCTTGCCGAGCGCACGCGCAACTTCTCGCTGCCCCAGCCCTTCTACAACGATGCCCGCCTGTTCGCCCTGGACATGCAGGAGATCTTCGGCAAGGAGTGGCTGTTCGCCGGCATGGCCTGCGAGATCCCGGCCAAGGGCAACTACATGACCCTGCAGGTCGGCGACAACCCGGTGATCCTGGTGCGCGGCGACGGCGGTGCGATCCATGCCTTCCACAACGTCTGCCGTCACCGCGGTTCGCGGCTATGCGTCAGCGACAAGGGCAAGGTCGCCAAGCTGGTCTGCCCCTACCACCAGTGGACCTACGAACTCGACGGCCGCCTGCTGTTCGCCGGCAGCGACATGGGCGAGAATTTCGATCTCTCCGCCTACGGCCTCAAGCCGGTCCACGTGCGCACCGGCGGCGGCTTCATCTTCATCAGCCTGGCCGAACAGCCGCCGGCCATCGACGACTTCCTGCTCACCCTGGAGCACTATCTCGAGCCTTACGAGATGGACAACGTCAAGGTCGCCGTGGAGTCGAGCATCGTCGAGCAGGCCAACTGGAAGCTGGTGATCGAGAACAACCGCGAGTGCTACCACTGCAACGGCGCCCACCCGGAGCTGCTCAACTCGCTGCAGGAATTCGACGACACCGACGACCCCCGCGCTACGCCAGCCTACAAGGCGCTGGTAGCCAAGAAGCAGTCCGAGTGGGACGAGGAGCAGATCCCTTGGCAGCTCAAGCGCTTCGGCAAGCGCAACCGGCTGACCCGCACCCCGCTGCTGGATGGCGTGGTCTCCATGACCATGGACGGCAAGCCGGCCTGCCGCAAGCTGATGGGCCGCCTGACCAGCCCCGACATGGGCTCGCTGCGCATCCTGCACCTGCCCAACTCCTGGAACCACTTCATGGGCGATCACTCCATCGTGTTCCGCGTCCTGCCGCTTGGGCCGCAGGAAACGCTGGTGACCACCAAGTGGCTGGTGCACAAGGATGCCGTGGAGGGCGTCGACTACAACCCCGACGAGATGCGCCGGGTGTGGGATGCTACCAATGCCCAGGACAAGCGCCTGGCCGAGGAGAACCAGCGCGGCATCAACTCCAAGGCCTATCAGCCGGGCCCCTACTCGGAAACCTACGAGTTCGGCGTGATTGACTTCATCGACTGGTACAGCGAGCGGATGCAGGAGAACCTGGGCCACAGCGCACCGCACCTGCATCTGGTAGGCGGCTAA
- the fdhA gene encoding formaldehyde dehydrogenase, glutathione-independent, translating into MSQANRGVVYKGPGKVDVESIPYPELALGNRKCDHGVILKVVTTNICGSDQHMVRGRTTAPSGLVLGHEITGLVVECGRDVEFIQPGDLVSVPFNIACGRCRNCKEGRTGICLNVNPARPGAAYGYVDMGGWVGGQTEYVMVPYADFNLLKFPDADQAMDKIRDLTLLSDIFPTGFHGCVTAGVGPGSTVYIAGAGPVGLAAAVSAQLLGAACVIVGDMIEERLAQARSFGCETIDLTQDGDMADKLEAILGEREVDAFVDCVGFEAHACGCNHGKEAPATVLNSAMQMTRAGGQIGIPGLYVTEDPGAVDDAAKQGALSMRFGLGWAKSHSFHTGQCPVMKYHRPLMQAILFEKVKIADAVNVQIISLDQAPQGYADFDGGAAKKFVIDPHGSVAA; encoded by the coding sequence ATGAGCCAAGCCAACCGCGGAGTCGTCTACAAGGGCCCGGGCAAGGTCGACGTCGAATCCATTCCCTACCCGGAACTCGCTCTCGGCAATCGCAAATGCGACCACGGCGTGATCCTGAAGGTGGTCACCACCAACATCTGTGGTAGCGACCAGCACATGGTGCGCGGACGCACCACCGCCCCGTCCGGCCTGGTGCTGGGCCACGAGATCACGGGCCTGGTGGTCGAGTGTGGACGCGACGTCGAATTCATCCAGCCGGGCGATCTGGTCTCGGTACCCTTCAACATCGCCTGCGGGCGTTGCCGTAACTGCAAGGAAGGCCGCACCGGGATCTGTCTCAACGTCAACCCGGCGCGTCCAGGCGCGGCCTATGGCTACGTCGACATGGGTGGCTGGGTCGGTGGCCAGACGGAATACGTCATGGTGCCCTACGCCGATTTCAACCTGCTGAAATTCCCGGATGCCGACCAGGCCATGGACAAGATCCGTGACCTGACCCTGCTCTCGGACATCTTCCCCACCGGCTTCCACGGCTGCGTGACGGCCGGTGTCGGGCCGGGCAGCACCGTCTATATCGCCGGAGCCGGTCCGGTGGGCCTGGCGGCGGCGGTTTCGGCCCAACTGCTGGGGGCGGCCTGCGTGATCGTCGGCGACATGATCGAGGAGCGTCTGGCCCAGGCGCGCAGCTTCGGTTGCGAGACCATCGACCTGACCCAGGATGGCGACATGGCCGACAAGCTCGAGGCGATTCTCGGCGAGCGCGAAGTCGATGCCTTCGTCGACTGCGTCGGCTTCGAGGCCCATGCCTGTGGTTGCAACCACGGCAAGGAGGCTCCCGCCACCGTACTCAACTCAGCGATGCAGATGACGCGTGCCGGTGGCCAGATCGGCATTCCGGGTCTCTACGTGACCGAGGACCCGGGTGCCGTGGACGATGCCGCCAAGCAGGGTGCGCTGAGCATGCGCTTCGGCCTGGGCTGGGCCAAGTCCCACTCCTTCCATACCGGCCAGTGCCCGGTAATGAAGTATCACCGCCCGCTGATGCAGGCGATCCTGTTCGAGAAGGTCAAGATCGCCGATGCGGTCAACGTGCAGATAATCTCGCTGGATCAGGCACCGCAGGGTTATGCCGACTTCGACGGCGGTGCGGCGAAGAAATTCGTCATCGACCCCCACGGCAGCGTGGCTGCCTGA